A stretch of Malus sylvestris chromosome 11, drMalSylv7.2, whole genome shotgun sequence DNA encodes these proteins:
- the LOC126588460 gene encoding dirigent protein 22-like, with protein MATTPQILATQFIILSLLSSFALILVHGEDQDFVRALDRKLLGLKKEKFSHFKMYWHDIYSGKNPSAVGVVNPPINSSTLFGSVSMIDDPLTEGPESSSKLLGKAQGFYASASQKEVGLLMAMNFHFNQGKYNGSTITILGRNQVFDKVREMPVIGGSGLFRFARGYVQASTHTFNPTTGDAVVEYNIYVLHY; from the coding sequence ATGGCTACAACACCTCAAATCTTGGCTACTCAGTTCATAATTCTCTCACTTCTATCTTCATTTGCCCTAATTCTTGTCCACGGAGAAGATCAAGATTTTGTTAGAGCCTTGGACCGCAAGCTTCTGGGTCTCAAGAAAGAGAAGTTCAGCCACTTTAAGATGTACTGGCATGATATTTACAGCGGTAAAAATCCAAGTGCAGTAGGAGTGGTGAATCCACCCATCAATTCATCAACCCTATTTGGTTCTGTTAGCATGATTGATGATCCTCTTACTGAAGGCCCTGAGTCGAGCTCAAAATTGCTGGGAAAGGCTCAAGGGTTCTATGCATCTGCCTCACAGAAAGAAGTTGGCCTGCTGATGGCCATGAATTTTCACTTTAACCAAGGGAAGTACAATGGCAGCACCATAACGATTCTAGGAAGGAACCAGGTGTTCGACAAGGTTAGGGAGATGCCTGTCATTGGAGGCAGTGGGCTTTTCAGGTTTGCAAGAGGTTATGTTCAAGCAAGTACTCATACATTCAATCCAACCACAGGAGATGCCGTTGTTGAGTATAATATCTATGTGCTGCATTATTGA
- the LOC126588465 gene encoding dirigent protein 22-like, with translation MARLSAFQFTIFSLLSSFALILVSGENLGFHSTVDRKLLGLQKEKLTHVRLYWHDIVGGSHPSALEVVPAPSNKSQTDFGLVRMFDNALTEGPELSSKLVARAQGFYGFAGQVELSLLMAQNFAFVAGEFNGSTITLLGRNSILNKVRELPVIGGSGAFRFARGYAELRTHTFNLTSSDAIVEYNIYVLHY, from the coding sequence ATGGCTAGGCTGTCAGCTTTCCAATTCACAATTTTCTCCCTCCTCTCTTCCTTTGCCTTGATCTTAGTTTCTGGAGAAAATTTAGGGTTTCACAGCACCGTGGACCGTAAGCTTCTCGGGCTGCAGAAAGAAAAGCTCACCCACGTTCGCTTATACTGGCATGACATTGTTGGTGGGTCCCATCCCTCTGCCTTAGAGGTTGTCCCAGCCCCCTCCAATAAGTCCCAGACGGATTTTGGGTTAGTGAGAATGTTTGATAATGCACTAACTGAAGGTCCTGAGTTGAGCTCAAAATTGGTGGCTAGGGCTCAAGGGTTTTACGGATTTGCAGGGCAGGTGGAGCTCAGCCTGCTGATGGCACAGAACTTTGCTTTTGTTGCAGGTGAGTTTAATGGAAGCACCATAACTTTGCTAGGAAGAAATTCAATTTTAAACAAGGTGAGGGAGCTGCCTGTGATTGGTGGAAGTGGGGCTTTCAGGTTTGCTAGGGGTTATGCTGAATTGAGAACTCACACTTTTAATCTCACCTCAAGTGATGCTATTGTGGAGTATAATATTTACGTGTTGCATTATTGA